A stretch of the Streptosporangium sp. NBC_01755 genome encodes the following:
- a CDS encoding CBS domain-containing protein, which produces MLIGTILRGKGTEVTTVRPGATVAELLAVLAEKNIGAVVVSEDGSSVEGIVSERDVVRRLHDRGARVLEDTVSSIMTTEVRTCPPDTDVDDLRQTMTTHRIRHVPVVDADRLAGIVSIGDVVKSSIEALETEKAYLVDYLHR; this is translated from the coding sequence ATGCTGATCGGTACGATTCTGCGAGGCAAGGGAACAGAGGTGACGACTGTACGCCCCGGCGCGACGGTCGCGGAGCTCCTGGCCGTCCTGGCCGAGAAGAACATCGGCGCCGTGGTGGTGTCCGAGGACGGGTCCTCCGTCGAGGGCATCGTCTCCGAGCGCGACGTGGTGCGGCGGCTGCACGACCGGGGCGCGCGCGTGCTGGAGGACACCGTGTCGTCCATCATGACGACCGAGGTCCGCACCTGCCCCCCGGACACCGACGTCGACGATCTCCGCCAGACCATGACCACGCACCGCATCCGGCACGTGCCGGTGGTGGACGCCGACCGGCTGGCCGGGATCGTGAGCATCGGCGACGTGGTCAAGAGCTCCATCGAGGCGCTGGAGACCGAGAAGGCATACCTGGTCGACTACCTTCACCGCTGA